The following coding sequences are from one Leptospira levettii window:
- a CDS encoding acyl-CoA dehydrogenase family protein — translation MINPKLNPYLGDEERSFYNTVFQFSEDKVYPSSEERDEKEIWSDELWKEFSKAGLTGLTIPAEYGGEGASCLLCSIATDAFASGSLDGGIGLSWVAHLVIGTMPIVFQGTEAQKAKYLTKLATGEWMAGFALTEPASGSDAASLLTKAEEVEGGWKLNGSKTFITNGPVGQVFIVMARTSEKGRGPMGISAFIVESNTPGFKVSKVLKKLGHHTSMTAELVFEDMIIPKENLLGPLNTGFMRIGKETLEWERTVFVAGLSGAMEFCFRKGMRYANERVQFGKSISSFYGMRDILVRNWVYIQAARRLIYWVAERKDRGIPSPLESSLGKLISSELAEDVAKDTVQLFGGYGYMKEYAVERFYRDVKLGTIGGGTSEIQRSIISSLYPGKEKFQKEFSAIGNPQSVTDSIQNLLFDIILKMDGEPNRKKQQSIEFAFADVLSVFVIIYLSEIDTHKTIDSYPKEEKMIDRKLLSYYLVGKYLMSMSRLNQFVPKELNEIWNLYRELANSIEEKVHTRFSSLQELA, via the coding sequence ATGATTAATCCCAAACTAAATCCTTATCTGGGAGATGAGGAAAGAAGTTTTTACAACACAGTCTTTCAATTTTCAGAAGATAAAGTATACCCATCTTCGGAAGAAAGGGACGAAAAAGAAATTTGGTCTGATGAACTCTGGAAAGAGTTTTCGAAAGCAGGTTTAACTGGTCTTACGATACCAGCAGAATACGGTGGTGAAGGTGCAAGTTGTTTGTTATGTTCAATCGCAACTGATGCATTTGCTTCTGGTTCACTCGATGGAGGTATTGGTTTATCATGGGTTGCCCATTTAGTCATTGGTACGATGCCCATTGTATTCCAAGGAACTGAAGCCCAAAAAGCCAAATACCTCACGAAATTAGCAACTGGTGAATGGATGGCAGGATTTGCGCTCACAGAACCTGCTTCAGGCTCAGATGCAGCTTCCCTTCTGACAAAAGCAGAAGAAGTGGAAGGTGGTTGGAAACTAAATGGATCAAAAACATTTATCACAAATGGCCCTGTTGGTCAGGTGTTTATTGTCATGGCAAGAACTTCCGAAAAAGGAAGAGGGCCCATGGGAATCTCTGCCTTTATCGTAGAAAGTAACACACCTGGCTTTAAGGTGAGTAAGGTTCTAAAAAAATTAGGCCATCATACTTCCATGACTGCAGAACTGGTTTTTGAAGATATGATCATACCAAAAGAAAATCTTCTTGGACCATTAAACACTGGTTTTATGAGAATTGGTAAAGAAACCTTAGAATGGGAAAGGACTGTTTTTGTGGCAGGACTCAGTGGAGCAATGGAGTTTTGTTTTCGCAAAGGAATGCGATATGCCAACGAAAGAGTCCAATTTGGAAAATCGATCTCCAGTTTTTATGGAATGCGAGATATTCTAGTACGAAACTGGGTATACATCCAAGCAGCCAGAAGATTGATTTATTGGGTTGCAGAGAGAAAAGATAGGGGAATCCCTTCTCCGCTTGAAAGTAGTTTAGGTAAATTAATTTCATCAGAACTCGCAGAAGACGTAGCAAAAGACACCGTACAATTGTTTGGTGGATACGGTTACATGAAAGAGTATGCCGTTGAAAGGTTTTACCGTGATGTCAAATTGGGAACGATTGGTGGTGGAACTAGTGAGATCCAAAGATCGATTATTTCTTCGTTATACCCTGGGAAGGAAAAATTCCAAAAAGAATTTAGTGCCATTGGAAATCCACAGAGTGTTACGGATTCCATTCAAAATTTATTATTTGATATCATTCTAAAAATGGATGGGGAACCGAACCGCAAAAAACAACAATCCATTGAATTTGCATTTGCTGATGTGTTATCGGTTTTTGTGATCATTTATTTATCAGAAATTGACACTCATAAAACGATAGATTCTTATCCAAAAGAAGAAAAAATGATAGATCGGAAGTTACTTTCGTATTATCTTGTGGGTAAGTATTTAATGTCCATGAGCCGTCTCAATCAATTTGTACCAAAAGAACTCAATGAAATTTGGAATCTCTATCGAGAGTTAGCAAATTCAATCGAAGAAAAGGTTCATACTAGGTTTTCTTCTCTCCAGGAGTTAGCCTAA
- a CDS encoding AMP-dependent synthetase/ligase yields MNQNYQILYQALESVANTFPTKISFRKRKSTTEFPGISFGELKEFVDHLTSGFIDLGVEVGDRIGFFCDASVNWLRTDLSILTAGAVVVPRGTDIVREEILYILNHSEAKFLIVQKPKDKKRIDDLLGELPHLKQIFVLENEQGELISGPNSILSLAEKGKEIWKTNGKQNLENRIKQIDPDALATLIYTSGTTGNPKGVMLSQKGWITAIQNTIARLDMNSNDNAVSLLPPWHAFERAIEYAGIFLGLDFLVSNMTSLKDDLRDFRPTIFPSVPRIWESVYNGIMAKVAKEGGFKEKLFHFFLKVGATWARYYAMFMGFEFEIKKPNFIVSLCKRSYALLILILLSPLKLLSIKIFSTIHKALGGRIRICISAGSALPSVVDGFLSAIGLKVLEGYGMTETSAVVSIRSNTKPTKGTVGIPIDGYSIRLKDETGKILTKTGDKGTLWIKSKQILKGYYKRPELNQVVFDADGFFDTGDLMMISHRNELVFAGRSKDTIALIGGENVEPIPIEDKLLTSSYIDQVMVVGHDKKTLAALIVPNFEAVEAKIPGLSKDKAVEWNTNPKVRELFRSEISKIISKDNGFKSFEMIPANNFYVVPRPFDPDVEMTRTLKMKRNIISEVFTKQIEGIYQ; encoded by the coding sequence ATGAACCAAAACTACCAAATCCTTTACCAAGCATTGGAATCCGTCGCAAATACCTTCCCAACGAAAATTTCGTTCCGGAAACGGAAGTCGACCACTGAGTTTCCTGGGATCAGTTTTGGAGAATTGAAAGAGTTTGTCGACCACTTGACTTCGGGATTCATCGATCTTGGTGTTGAGGTAGGGGACCGAATCGGATTTTTTTGTGATGCATCCGTCAATTGGCTTCGGACCGATCTCTCCATTTTAACTGCAGGTGCAGTTGTTGTCCCAAGAGGAACAGATATCGTTCGTGAAGAAATTTTATACATCTTAAACCATTCAGAAGCAAAGTTTTTGATAGTTCAAAAACCAAAAGATAAAAAACGCATTGATGACCTGTTAGGTGAGCTTCCTCATTTGAAACAGATCTTTGTTTTGGAAAATGAACAAGGTGAACTTATTTCTGGACCCAATTCAATTTTATCATTGGCAGAAAAGGGAAAAGAAATTTGGAAAACAAATGGAAAACAAAACTTAGAGAATCGAATCAAACAAATTGATCCAGATGCTTTGGCCACTTTAATTTATACTTCTGGGACCACAGGAAATCCTAAAGGTGTGATGTTGTCTCAAAAAGGATGGATCACTGCCATTCAAAATACAATTGCTCGTTTGGATATGAATTCAAATGACAATGCTGTAAGTTTATTGCCACCTTGGCATGCTTTTGAAAGAGCCATTGAATACGCAGGTATATTCCTCGGTTTAGATTTTTTAGTTTCCAATATGACAAGTTTGAAGGATGACCTTCGTGATTTTCGTCCTACGATTTTTCCATCCGTTCCAAGGATTTGGGAATCTGTTTATAATGGGATTATGGCGAAAGTTGCCAAAGAAGGTGGTTTTAAAGAAAAGTTATTTCATTTCTTTTTAAAAGTAGGTGCTACATGGGCACGATACTATGCAATGTTTATGGGTTTTGAGTTTGAAATTAAAAAACCAAACTTCATCGTTTCTTTATGCAAACGAAGTTATGCATTATTGATTTTAATTTTACTCTCCCCATTAAAGTTACTCAGCATAAAAATATTTTCTACCATTCATAAAGCATTGGGTGGAAGGATTCGAATTTGTATATCTGCTGGATCAGCTTTACCGAGTGTAGTGGATGGGTTTTTATCAGCCATTGGATTAAAAGTTTTAGAAGGATATGGAATGACAGAAACTTCTGCTGTAGTTTCCATTCGATCCAATACAAAACCAACAAAAGGAACTGTTGGAATACCAATTGATGGTTATTCTATTCGTTTAAAAGATGAAACAGGTAAAATCTTAACAAAAACAGGAGATAAGGGAACTCTTTGGATTAAATCCAAACAGATATTAAAAGGTTACTATAAAAGACCTGAACTCAATCAGGTTGTTTTTGATGCAGATGGTTTTTTTGACACTGGTGATTTGATGATGATTTCACATCGAAATGAACTTGTGTTTGCTGGTAGATCAAAGGATACCATCGCCCTTATTGGTGGTGAAAACGTTGAACCAATCCCAATCGAAGACAAACTCTTAACATCCTCTTATATAGATCAAGTGATGGTTGTTGGCCATGATAAGAAAACATTAGCTGCTCTGATTGTTCCAAATTTTGAAGCAGTTGAAGCAAAAATTCCAGGTTTATCAAAAGACAAAGCTGTTGAATGGAACACTAATCCTAAGGTTCGTGAACTATTTCGATCTGAGATTTCCAAAATTATCTCAAAAGATAATGGATTTAAGTCTTTTGAAATGATTCCAGCTAACAATTTTTATGTGGTGCCACGGCCATTTGATCCAGATGTGGAAATGACAAGAACTCTTAAAATGAAGCGAAATATAATTTCGGAAGTATTTACAAAACAAATTGAAGGAATATACCAATGA
- a CDS encoding CBS domain-containing protein → MFFWIHDGRISPNPPQIQPNRVPMVHPSGKPSAPAIGEGEPGTTPTGSFLHRTPEDVYKESSLPSEKPVFFLHEIMTNPVWTKNQDESTQSCLDFMMEKGIRHLPITDESGKLVGFVSDRDLLDKMKSYEREIPVSDAMIKRVLVGTPGAEIRQVTKVLLEERIGCLPIVNDDNLPIGIITRSDLLRLLLKYPNLSLTV, encoded by the coding sequence ATGTTCTTTTGGATCCATGATGGCCGAATTTCCCCCAATCCCCCGCAAATCCAACCCAATCGTGTCCCTATGGTCCACCCATCAGGCAAACCTTCCGCACCAGCCATCGGGGAAGGAGAACCTGGCACAACTCCCACAGGCTCTTTTCTCCACAGAACCCCAGAGGATGTTTACAAAGAATCCTCACTTCCCTCTGAAAAACCTGTCTTTTTCCTCCACGAGATCATGACAAATCCCGTTTGGACCAAAAACCAGGACGAATCCACCCAATCCTGCCTCGACTTTATGATGGAAAAAGGAATCCGACACCTTCCCATCACAGATGAGTCGGGAAAACTCGTTGGATTTGTTTCTGACAGGGATTTATTAGATAAAATGAAATCCTATGAAAGGGAAATACCTGTTTCGGATGCAATGATCAAACGCGTATTAGTTGGTACACCCGGAGCAGAAATCAGACAGGTCACGAAGGTATTACTCGAAGAAAGAATTGGTTGTTTACCAATCGTAAATGACGATAATTTACCTATTGGCATCATCACAAGATCAGATTTACTTCGACTTCTTTTGAAATATCCCAATTTGAGTTTAACGGTTTAA
- a CDS encoding sodium:solute symporter — translation MIWDIFVILIYFIIVFYFGFHFAKNTQKEEDFYLAKKEIHWVFLMLSLVATETSSLTFLSIPSLSYKTDFRFLEIAIGYIFGRTIVALYLLPSYFSGNTISVYEYVGNRFGKSPQKTISFVFTISRLLGDGIRLYVSSLPIAFLLERMGFSVSPEILGIIALTILSIVTIIYSVFGGFRAIVFTDVLQWIIYIIGGIFALVLIYSQFGSKEFSNVIEQLQSLGKWKVFVFDYNQTGDNSYFILFAIIGGAFISIGSHGTDLMLVQRVIATKNLLSGQKILIGSGIVVFFQFLLFLCIGSLLFVFYNGKSIPPDKVFSHFIITEVPSPFLGILVAAILASAMSTLSSTINSLSLTWARDWEMDKWFSPRILSLFFGVLLFFASLIPYALVDTWEKGILEMGLTIFSYTLGPSIAVFFLAKGKKELPISGSLFSFLFLSSILTTVGVGLVWKLSFTLLVPIGFGSLLSFVSIGKLLKKVDR, via the coding sequence ATGATTTGGGACATTTTTGTCATATTGATTTATTTTATTATCGTGTTCTATTTTGGTTTTCACTTTGCAAAGAACACACAAAAAGAAGAGGACTTTTATTTAGCAAAAAAAGAAATCCATTGGGTGTTTTTGATGTTATCTCTAGTGGCCACCGAAACTTCTAGTTTAACATTTTTAAGTATTCCTTCCTTATCTTACAAAACAGATTTTCGTTTTTTAGAAATAGCAATTGGTTATATTTTTGGAAGGACAATTGTAGCATTATATCTTTTGCCTTCTTATTTCTCGGGAAATACCATTTCAGTTTATGAATATGTAGGCAATCGATTCGGGAAATCTCCTCAAAAAACGATCTCTTTTGTTTTTACGATTTCACGTTTACTCGGTGATGGAATCCGATTGTATGTTAGTTCCTTACCGATCGCATTTCTATTGGAACGAATGGGATTTTCTGTATCACCTGAGATACTTGGAATTATAGCATTAACAATCCTTAGCATTGTTACCATCATATACTCTGTGTTTGGTGGATTTAGAGCAATTGTTTTTACGGATGTCTTACAATGGATCATTTATATTATCGGTGGGATATTTGCACTTGTATTGATATATTCACAATTTGGTAGTAAAGAATTTTCAAATGTAATCGAACAATTACAATCTCTGGGTAAATGGAAAGTGTTTGTCTTCGACTATAACCAAACTGGAGATAATAGTTATTTCATTCTGTTTGCCATCATAGGAGGAGCTTTTATCTCCATTGGTTCGCACGGAACTGATTTGATGTTAGTCCAAAGAGTGATAGCAACAAAAAATTTACTCTCGGGTCAAAAGATTTTGATCGGAAGTGGTATCGTTGTTTTCTTTCAATTTTTACTTTTTTTGTGCATTGGATCTCTTTTGTTTGTTTTTTATAATGGGAAGTCAATTCCACCCGATAAAGTGTTTAGTCATTTTATCATCACGGAAGTGCCATCTCCTTTCCTTGGGATCCTTGTTGCTGCTATCCTTGCCAGTGCGATGTCCACACTCAGTTCCACTATCAATTCATTGTCCCTCACTTGGGCTAGGGACTGGGAAATGGACAAATGGTTTAGTCCGAGAATTTTGTCTTTGTTCTTCGGTGTCCTTCTTTTTTTCGCAAGCCTAATCCCCTATGCACTTGTTGACACTTGGGAAAAAGGAATTTTGGAAATGGGACTCACCATATTTTCTTACACACTTGGTCCCTCCATCGCTGTTTTCTTTTTGGCCAAAGGGAAAAAGGAACTTCCTATCTCTGGTTCTCTCTTTTCTTTTTTATTCCTATCTAGTATCCTCACGACTGTAGGTGTGGGTTTGGTTTGGAAACTTTCCTTTACCCTTCTTGTCCCCATTGGTTTTGGTTCTTTGCTTAGTTTTGTTTCGATAGGAAAATTGCTAAAAAAAGTTGACAGATAA
- the leuA2 gene encoding 2-isopropylmalate synthase LeuA2, whose protein sequence is MKPKTIHIQDVTLRDGNQALKRPWTLNEKIEVFDLLVSLNVDGIEVGFPSSNESEFYTCQVLSKRAPKGKPIAALSRANEKEIAVTWEAIQHADSPRMHIVYPVSDFSIKHVLKISEKEVIQKIKSSVSFARSIVGPNHQIQFSGEHFGDAIQNFEFTKLAFMTAIEAGANIINLPNTVERYRPMVFVNMVKEIKESIGDKAMISIHTHNDLGMATATSVESVYVGAEQIEVALNGLGERAGNTNLYETVIALHQNGESLNIQFDRIYPTAKRISELTGIPIGEKTPIIGEDIFSHRSGIHQDGVTKTMNQSKGAYRTFSPEFVGRFDKETISFTNQSGHKAIEFLLCQKGIEVSKEEIHHLFSVAKSISSKENNREITETELVELSRSILTYQ, encoded by the coding sequence ATGAAACCAAAAACCATTCACATCCAAGACGTTACCTTACGGGACGGAAACCAAGCGTTAAAACGACCTTGGACACTTAATGAAAAAATCGAAGTTTTCGACTTACTTGTCAGTTTAAATGTAGATGGCATAGAAGTGGGATTTCCCTCTTCCAATGAATCCGAATTTTATACCTGTCAAGTTTTGTCTAAACGAGCGCCAAAGGGCAAACCAATTGCTGCTTTGTCTAGAGCCAATGAAAAGGAAATCGCTGTTACGTGGGAAGCCATACAACATGCAGACTCACCTCGTATGCATATTGTATATCCTGTTAGTGACTTCTCCATTAAACATGTGTTAAAGATCTCAGAAAAAGAAGTGATTCAAAAAATCAAATCTTCTGTTTCTTTTGCTCGTTCGATTGTTGGACCAAACCACCAAATACAGTTTTCAGGGGAACATTTTGGAGATGCCATCCAAAACTTTGAATTCACAAAACTTGCATTTATGACTGCGATTGAAGCTGGTGCCAATATCATCAACTTGCCAAATACAGTGGAACGTTATCGCCCGATGGTTTTTGTCAATATGGTGAAGGAAATTAAGGAATCAATTGGAGACAAAGCAATGATTTCCATTCATACACATAATGATTTGGGTATGGCAACTGCCACATCGGTTGAGTCAGTGTATGTCGGAGCAGAACAAATTGAAGTGGCATTGAATGGACTTGGTGAAAGAGCAGGTAATACCAATTTGTATGAAACAGTGATTGCCTTACACCAAAATGGTGAATCTTTGAACATACAGTTTGATAGAATTTATCCAACTGCAAAACGAATTTCAGAATTAACGGGAATTCCAATTGGAGAAAAAACTCCCATCATCGGTGAAGATATATTTTCACATCGATCAGGCATCCATCAAGACGGAGTCACCAAAACTATGAACCAATCCAAAGGTGCTTATAGAACCTTTTCACCAGAATTTGTAGGTAGATTTGACAAAGAAACAATCTCATTCACCAACCAGTCTGGTCATAAAGCCATCGAATTTTTGTTATGCCAAAAAGGGATCGAAGTTTCAAAAGAAGAAATTCACCATTTGTTCTCAGTTGCAAAGTCAATTTCTTCCAAAGAGAACAATCGAGAAATCACCGAAACAGAGTTAGTGGAACTCAGCCGATCGATTCTCACCTATCAGTGA